A single window of Microbispora hainanensis DNA harbors:
- a CDS encoding DUF222 domain-containing protein codes for MAQELALTPLPDDVDMCLAEAEELLFARDRITSALADRVGRVHRAGQARQHGHASTRCWLRTSGGMTVGGAGRLLTLGAELPRLPVVREKFATGELAAGVVEAICAAVAGLTDEQAALAEPILVDLASKAGAAEVAKAGRHLRAVLDPDGEERDERADYGRRFLRVRPGKGGGVEGEFYLPREAGARLMTLLQAYAKLRAQGDDRPLTVRQADALIALLEQKIAAELLVVVSAESLPTDPETTDPTADPATEDTDPATQDPADPAADDTDPTDPTDPTDPTDPTDPTDPTDPTDPTDPTDPTDDNPYPADPATQDPADPATQDTAAPAADDDVSDHLVDLGDSAPSDYLPDTAGTTDEPSQADDTADHVDDTRDAEGFGEGRDDTGDSAPGEAGADAGAESADDTNAYAPDATGSADDLSRADDAVSGALGDPGAAGGADDPDIPEEFDTAEAEAEADAGAGSADDTAPAPAEADDVSDDLADLSDSALSGHAHHATGNPEAPNETVVTGDCDGDAESTDSSTDSPYATSGLRDGESRGCGAGERGTGERGTGERGTGEPGAGERRPGECEPRDTVNTATAEGDHTANAASPKGDETISTRSAERDETALGKGRDGDRAATQARAPHATRHASACPADGGEHGPTAPSHAAPSDTVPSGATASDAQPSQAAPSEAAPSETARPDPPPEDASAPHTHAGPRPAGDYRHGQGTCRCCGEARCSRATQAPGTPGLSGATPGGPGPEQKTPPRRASGTAPGAGRRTLGTAQAAAQGASSGAAPGGAAGTLPGTAQEAAQGAAPSASAGTMPGAILGSALGASAGALLGASLGMAPGTAPGLLLATGQVLPVSSVHRLARTSTLVRIVMNADGQVLDMGRKVRLATPAQRRAIYARYATCWIDGCPLPATMCQIDHADNWSTGGLTDLKLLGPACQFHNRDRYQHPERYTRRNVGEDRWAFTYHRIGSRRPRV; via the coding sequence GTGGCCCAAGAGCTGGCGCTGACCCCGCTGCCCGACGACGTGGACATGTGCCTGGCCGAGGCGGAGGAGTTGCTGTTCGCCCGCGACCGGATCACCAGCGCCCTGGCCGACCGGGTCGGCCGGGTCCACCGAGCAGGGCAGGCCAGGCAGCATGGGCATGCCTCCACCCGCTGCTGGTTGCGCACCAGTGGGGGGATGACGGTGGGCGGTGCGGGCCGCCTGCTCACCCTCGGCGCGGAGCTGCCGCGCCTCCCCGTCGTGCGGGAGAAGTTCGCCACGGGTGAGCTGGCGGCCGGGGTGGTGGAGGCCATCTGCGCCGCTGTCGCCGGACTAACCGACGAACAGGCCGCGCTGGCCGAGCCGATCCTGGTGGACCTGGCCAGTAAAGCGGGGGCGGCGGAGGTCGCCAAGGCCGGCCGCCATCTGCGGGCGGTGCTGGACCCCGATGGGGAAGAGCGGGATGAGCGGGCCGATTACGGGAGGCGGTTCCTGCGGGTCCGCCCGGGCAAGGGCGGCGGCGTGGAAGGAGAGTTCTACCTGCCGCGTGAGGCCGGCGCCCGGTTGATGACGTTGTTGCAGGCGTACGCCAAGCTGAGGGCGCAGGGGGATGACCGCCCGCTGACGGTACGTCAGGCGGACGCCTTGATCGCCCTGCTGGAGCAGAAGATCGCCGCTGAGCTCCTCGTCGTGGTCAGCGCCGAATCCCTCCCCACCGACCCCGAAACCACCGACCCCACCGCCGACCCGGCTACCGAAGACACCGACCCGGCCACCCAAGACCCCGCCGACCCCGCCGCCGACGACACCGACCCCACCGACCCCACCGACCCCACCGACCCCACCGACCCCACCGACCCCACCGACCCCACCGACCCCACCGACCCCACCGACCCCACCGACCCCACCGACGACAACCCATACCCCGCCGACCCGGCCACCCAAGACCCCGCCGACCCGGCCACCCAAGACACCGCTGCCCCTGCCGCCGATGACGACGTCAGCGACCATCTCGTAGACCTCGGCGACAGCGCGCCCAGCGACTACCTTCCCGACACCGCCGGGACCACTGACGAGCCGAGCCAGGCCGACGACACCGCCGACCACGTCGACGACACGCGGGACGCCGAGGGCTTCGGGGAAGGCCGGGACGACACGGGCGACTCTGCTCCCGGCGAGGCCGGGGCAGATGCCGGTGCGGAGAGCGCCGACGACACCAACGCCTACGCCCCCGACGCCACCGGAAGCGCCGACGACCTGAGCCGGGCCGATGACGCCGTTTCCGGCGCGTTGGGCGACCCCGGCGCTGCGGGCGGCGCTGACGACCCCGACATCCCGGAGGAGTTCGACACTGCCGAAGCTGAGGCCGAGGCGGATGCCGGTGCCGGGAGCGCCGATGACACCGCCCCTGCACCCGCCGAGGCCGACGACGTCAGCGACGACCTCGCGGACCTCAGCGACAGCGCCCTCAGCGGCCACGCTCACCACGCGACCGGAAACCCCGAGGCCCCGAACGAGACCGTTGTCACCGGCGACTGCGACGGCGACGCCGAAAGCACCGACTCCTCAACCGACTCCCCCTATGCCACGAGCGGGCTTCGCGACGGGGAGTCTCGCGGCTGTGGAGCCGGTGAGCGCGGGACCGGTGAGCGCGGGACCGGTGAGCGCGGGACCGGTGAGCCTGGGGCCGGTGAGCGGCGGCCCGGCGAGTGCGAGCCGCGCGACACCGTGAACACCGCCACTGCCGAGGGCGACCACACCGCGAACGCCGCCTCCCCCAAGGGCGACGAGACCATCAGCACCCGCTCTGCCGAGCGCGACGAGACCGCGCTCGGCAAGGGCAGAGACGGCGACCGCGCCGCGACTCAGGCAAGAGCACCGCACGCCACCCGGCACGCGTCAGCATGCCCAGCCGACGGTGGCGAGCATGGGCCCACAGCACCTTCGCACGCTGCACCTTCGGACACAGTACCTTCGGGCGCGACGGCTTCGGACGCACAACCATCGCAGGCAGCGCCTTCGGAGGCGGCGCCTTCGGAGACAGCGCGGCCGGATCCTCCGCCCGAGGACGCCTCCGCGCCTCACACCCACGCCGGGCCTCGGCCTGCGGGGGACTACCGGCATGGCCAGGGCACGTGCCGGTGCTGCGGCGAGGCGCGCTGCTCCCGCGCGACGCAGGCGCCCGGGACGCCGGGACTGTCGGGAGCGACACCCGGCGGACCTGGACCGGAGCAGAAGACACCACCCAGGAGGGCATCAGGAACAGCACCAGGAGCCGGGCGTCGGACGCTGGGGACGGCGCAAGCAGCGGCGCAGGGGGCGTCATCGGGAGCAGCTCCGGGAGGGGCGGCAGGCACGCTCCCCGGGACGGCGCAGGAGGCTGCGCAGGGAGCGGCTCCGAGTGCGTCGGCGGGCACGATGCCCGGGGCGATCCTGGGGTCGGCGCTGGGAGCGTCGGCAGGCGCGCTGCTGGGGGCGTCGTTGGGAATGGCACCGGGGACAGCGCCGGGGTTGCTGCTGGCGACCGGGCAGGTGCTGCCCGTCTCCAGCGTGCACCGCCTCGCCCGCACCTCGACTCTGGTGCGGATCGTCATGAACGCCGACGGGCAGGTGCTCGACATGGGCCGAAAAGTCCGCCTGGCCACCCCCGCCCAACGCAGGGCCATCTACGCCCGCTACGCCACCTGCTGGATCGACGGCTGCCCGCTCCCGGCGACCATGTGCCAGATCGACCACGCCGACAACTGGAGCACCGGCGGCCTGACCGACCTGAAGCTGCTGGGCCCGGCCTGCCAGTTCCACAACCGCGACCGCTACCAGCACCCCGAACGCTACACCCGCCGCAACGTAGGCGAAGACCGCTGGGCCTTCACCTACCACCGGATCGGGAGCAGACGGCCGCGCGTCTAA
- a CDS encoding SDR family NAD(P)-dependent oxidoreductase: MQKVWFVTGSSRGLGRNFVEAALSRGDKVAATARDTASLKALADTYGDAVLLLEMDVTDRAAVFESVRRAKEHFGRLDVIVNNAGYAQVGAIEELTEQELRDQLETNLFGAVWVVQAALPHLREQRSAHIIQLSSAAGVIAMPLGGAYHASKWALEGLNEALAGEVAEFGVKLTIIEPGGFATRNGNNPDPLANGHMATPDPAYDGLRQRLGALTGKLPAGDPAAAAQALLKLVDSDNPPLRVLFGKGFHPLIEQAYAARLKTWSDWQDLSIEAHGNLEAR, from the coding sequence ATGCAGAAGGTCTGGTTCGTCACCGGCTCGTCCCGCGGCCTGGGCCGCAACTTCGTGGAGGCCGCCCTGTCGCGCGGCGACAAGGTCGCCGCCACCGCCCGCGACACCGCGAGCCTGAAGGCGCTGGCCGACACCTATGGGGACGCGGTGCTCCTCCTGGAGATGGACGTGACCGACAGGGCCGCCGTCTTCGAGAGCGTGCGGCGCGCCAAGGAGCACTTCGGGCGGCTCGACGTCATCGTCAACAACGCGGGCTACGCCCAGGTCGGCGCGATCGAGGAGCTCACCGAACAGGAACTGCGCGACCAGCTCGAAACCAACCTGTTCGGCGCGGTTTGGGTGGTCCAGGCCGCGCTGCCCCACCTGCGCGAGCAGCGCTCGGCGCACATCATCCAGCTGTCCTCGGCCGCCGGGGTGATCGCGATGCCGCTCGGCGGCGCGTACCACGCCTCCAAGTGGGCCCTGGAGGGCCTCAACGAGGCGCTCGCCGGCGAGGTCGCCGAGTTCGGCGTCAAGCTGACCATCATCGAGCCCGGCGGCTTCGCCACCCGGAACGGCAACAACCCCGACCCGCTGGCCAACGGCCACATGGCCACGCCCGACCCGGCGTACGACGGTCTCCGTCAGCGCCTCGGGGCGCTGACCGGGAAGTTGCCCGCGGGCGACCCGGCCGCCGCGGCGCAGGCACTGCTGAAGCTCGTGGACTCCGACAACCCGCCGCTGCGGGTGCTGTTCGGCAAGGGCTTCCACCCGCTGATCGAGCAGGCATACGCCGCCCGCCTCAAGACCTGGTCCGACTGGCAGGACCTCTCCATCGAGGCGCACGGCAACCTCGAAGCCCGCTGA
- a CDS encoding DUF1206 domain-containing protein, protein MTTAHQAGRRLEGAARRAADHPVLERLAKAGFAARGVLYAIIGLVALHIAFGGGGQADKSSALQIVRDAPLGDPLLWVMAAGLAALTIWQVSEAVWGTPGVKERVQAAAKAVVYAALVFSIVALLTRNQPASSSDSKSQDVTKTLFELPGGQFLVGLMALGVLALGAFWIYAGWTAKFMKDMNVTEPRARGVVVKLGKAGYIARGVIALAAGVLIGRAALTYDPGKAAGVDGAVKALADTPAGPWLLVVVAVGLVLFAVYCFAEARWHRV, encoded by the coding sequence ATGACGACCGCGCATCAGGCCGGCCGCCGTCTCGAGGGGGCGGCCCGCAGAGCGGCCGATCACCCCGTGCTGGAGAGGCTCGCCAAGGCCGGGTTCGCCGCCCGGGGCGTCCTTTACGCGATCATCGGCCTGGTCGCGCTGCACATCGCCTTCGGCGGCGGCGGGCAGGCCGACAAGAGCAGCGCGCTCCAGATCGTCCGCGACGCGCCCCTGGGCGACCCCCTGCTGTGGGTCATGGCGGCCGGCCTGGCCGCTTTGACGATCTGGCAGGTCTCCGAGGCCGTCTGGGGCACTCCCGGGGTCAAGGAACGCGTGCAGGCCGCGGCCAAGGCCGTCGTCTACGCCGCCCTGGTGTTCTCGATCGTGGCGCTGCTCACGCGCAACCAGCCGGCCTCCTCGTCCGACAGCAAGTCGCAGGACGTCACCAAGACGCTGTTCGAGTTGCCGGGCGGGCAGTTCCTGGTCGGCCTGATGGCGCTCGGCGTGCTCGCCCTCGGTGCCTTCTGGATCTACGCGGGCTGGACCGCGAAGTTCATGAAGGACATGAACGTGACCGAGCCCCGGGCCCGTGGTGTCGTCGTCAAGCTCGGCAAGGCCGGTTACATCGCCCGCGGCGTCATCGCGCTGGCCGCCGGCGTCCTGATCGGCCGGGCCGCCCTCACGTACGACCCCGGCAAGGCGGCCGGCGTCGACGGCGCGGTGAAGGCGCTCGCCGACACCCCGGCCGGTCCCTGGCTGCTCGTCGTGGTCGCCGTGGGCCTGGTGCTGTTCGCCGTCTACTGCTTCGCGGAGGCCCGCTGGCACCGGGTGTGA
- a CDS encoding serine hydrolase domain-containing protein gives MSALEDVLRAAVPEVASAAVAVIALDGRTVAEAAVGEAVRYADPSGELLPERPAVTMDALFDLASVTKLFTATVLVSLAQEGVLDLDEPVAVRLPRFYGHRPEITVRHLLTHSAGLPASRRVEKEPEDARWDLVLSTPVQGPPGTHRYSDVGMITAGRVAEAAGGAPLDVLVRERVTGPLGLGTTTYGPVEPGLAVATEFKRGTCVRGEVHDETAHALGGVAGHAGLFSTAADLARFGEALRTGGGPVLSPSWTAEMLRDQGVPGAAFRQGLGVRIDDPATVGPLAGAFGHSGFTGTSLVVDPVRRLTVVLLTNNVHPLRGRPGIRDLRHAVAAEALRLADV, from the coding sequence ATGTCCGCGCTCGAAGACGTCCTGCGGGCGGCCGTGCCCGAGGTCGCCTCGGCGGCGGTCGCCGTGATCGCCCTTGACGGGCGCACGGTCGCCGAGGCCGCCGTGGGCGAGGCCGTGCGATACGCCGACCCGTCCGGGGAACTGCTGCCAGAACGACCGGCCGTGACCATGGACGCGCTGTTCGACCTCGCCTCCGTGACCAAGCTGTTCACGGCCACGGTGCTGGTCTCGCTGGCTCAGGAGGGCGTGCTCGACCTCGACGAGCCGGTGGCCGTACGGCTGCCCCGGTTCTACGGGCACCGCCCCGAGATCACCGTGCGGCACCTGCTGACGCATTCGGCGGGCCTGCCCGCGAGCCGCCGGGTGGAGAAGGAGCCGGAGGACGCCCGCTGGGATCTGGTGCTGTCCACGCCCGTGCAGGGGCCGCCGGGGACGCACCGGTACTCCGACGTCGGCATGATCACGGCCGGGCGGGTGGCGGAGGCCGCCGGCGGCGCGCCGCTGGACGTGCTCGTGCGCGAACGGGTCACCGGGCCGCTCGGGCTCGGCACCACGACGTACGGGCCGGTCGAGCCGGGCCTGGCCGTCGCCACCGAGTTCAAACGTGGCACGTGCGTGCGGGGTGAGGTGCACGACGAGACGGCCCACGCGCTGGGCGGCGTGGCCGGGCACGCCGGGCTGTTCTCCACCGCCGCCGACCTCGCCCGCTTCGGCGAGGCGCTGCGCACCGGCGGCGGGCCGGTCCTGTCGCCCTCCTGGACCGCCGAGATGCTGCGCGACCAGGGCGTGCCCGGCGCCGCCTTCCGGCAGGGGCTCGGCGTGCGCATCGACGACCCGGCCACCGTGGGGCCCCTCGCGGGCGCGTTCGGCCACTCGGGCTTCACCGGCACGTCGCTGGTCGTCGATCCCGTCCGCCGGCTGACCGTCGTGCTGCTCACCAACAACGTCCACCCGCTGCGGGGCCGCCCCGGCATCCGCGACCTCCGGCACGCCGTCGCGGCGGAGGCCCTGCGTCTGGCCGATGTTTGA
- a CDS encoding RNA polymerase sigma-70 factor codes for MVGVTRVEEFQELRPLLFAIAYRILGSVSEAEDAVQEAWLRYEGSATQAESPKAFLSATVTRISIDVLRSARVRREAYVGPWFPEPLLTDPYQDPERSAELSDSLSMAALILLERLSPLERAVFVLREVFAFSYREIADAVERSEAACRQLALQARRHMDAGRPRFEADRQARDRLAGRFLHAMREGDVAGLRELLAADVQLVNDGAGKIGSTIPLFGAARVARVLSVTIPPFARIGAVLEAHEVNGQPGLIIRDREGRVFNVWTFDILDGRIQTIRSIVNPDKLAHLGPVADAHAVIREKKQTRRDQRTS; via the coding sequence ATGGTCGGCGTGACCCGCGTCGAGGAGTTCCAGGAACTGAGGCCGCTGCTGTTCGCGATCGCCTATCGCATCCTGGGCAGCGTGAGCGAGGCCGAGGACGCGGTGCAGGAGGCCTGGCTGCGCTACGAAGGCTCCGCGACCCAGGCCGAGTCGCCCAAGGCGTTCCTGTCGGCGACGGTGACGCGGATCTCGATCGACGTGCTGCGCTCGGCCCGCGTGCGGCGCGAGGCGTACGTCGGGCCGTGGTTCCCCGAGCCACTGCTGACCGACCCCTACCAGGACCCTGAGCGGTCGGCGGAGCTATCCGACTCGTTGTCGATGGCGGCGCTGATCCTGCTGGAGCGGCTCAGCCCGCTCGAACGCGCCGTCTTCGTGCTCCGTGAGGTGTTCGCCTTCAGCTACCGGGAGATCGCCGACGCGGTGGAGCGGTCGGAGGCGGCCTGCCGCCAGCTCGCGCTGCAGGCGCGCCGTCACATGGACGCGGGCAGGCCCCGCTTCGAGGCGGATCGCCAGGCGCGCGACCGGCTCGCCGGGCGGTTCCTCCACGCGATGCGGGAGGGGGACGTCGCGGGGCTGCGGGAACTGCTGGCCGCCGACGTCCAGCTCGTCAACGACGGCGCCGGCAAGATCGGGAGCACGATCCCCCTCTTCGGCGCCGCGAGGGTCGCCCGGGTGCTGTCGGTCACCATCCCGCCGTTCGCCCGGATCGGCGCGGTGCTGGAGGCGCACGAGGTGAACGGCCAGCCTGGCTTGATCATCCGCGACCGCGAGGGCCGCGTCTTCAACGTCTGGACGTTCGACATCCTCGACGGACGCATCCAGACCATCCGCTCGATCGTCAATCCCGACAAGCTCGCCCACCTCGGCCCCGTCGCCGACGCCCACGCGGTCATCCGCGAGAAGAAGCAGACCCGGCGCGACCAGCGGACCTCTTGA
- a CDS encoding helix-turn-helix domain-containing protein, translating into MGERKAWSDKRAEIMSRPGTGAAYEAARLRFELGDAVRRRREELGLTQTELAERAGLKQPAVARFEAGGTMPILPMLERLAEALEVRLSVQFQPLHQAS; encoded by the coding sequence ATGGGCGAGCGCAAGGCATGGTCGGACAAACGCGCCGAGATCATGAGTCGTCCAGGCACCGGAGCCGCTTATGAGGCCGCTCGCCTCCGCTTCGAACTCGGTGACGCGGTGCGGCGACGTCGGGAGGAGCTCGGCCTGACGCAGACGGAGCTGGCCGAGCGCGCGGGTCTCAAGCAACCTGCTGTCGCCCGCTTCGAGGCCGGCGGCACCATGCCCATCCTTCCCATGCTGGAGCGTCTCGCCGAAGCCCTTGAGGTCCGGCTCAGTGTCCAGTTCCAGCCCCTTCACCAAGCGAGTTAG
- a CDS encoding SDR family NAD(P)-dependent oxidoreductase — protein MTQTTRITTPFTTPFNGQSTAAEVMEGIDLRGRRAIVTGGASGIGVETARALAAAGAEVTIAVRDLDAGKRTADDIAATTSGASVVVAPLDLADRASVAAFVAAWEGPLHILVNNAGVMACPETRTPEGWELQFATNHLGHFALATGLRPALAAAGGARVVSVSSSAHLRSPVVFDDIHFNERPYDPWLAYGQSKTANVLFAVEAARRWAGDGIAVNALMPGGIPTGLQRHLEPDYIERRRALGSSTGVTWKNTEQGAATSVLLAASPLVEGVSGRYFEDNQEAEVVESGEGRGVAAYAVDPEAATLLWQVSADLLDL, from the coding sequence ATGACTCAGACCACCCGCATCACCACGCCGTTCACCACGCCGTTCAATGGGCAGTCCACCGCGGCCGAGGTCATGGAGGGGATCGACCTGCGCGGGCGGCGGGCGATCGTGACCGGCGGCGCGTCGGGCATCGGCGTCGAGACCGCGCGGGCGCTTGCCGCGGCGGGCGCGGAGGTGACGATCGCGGTCCGCGACCTCGACGCGGGCAAGCGGACCGCCGACGACATCGCCGCCACGACCTCAGGAGCGTCCGTCGTCGTCGCGCCGCTGGATCTCGCCGACCGGGCCTCCGTCGCGGCGTTCGTCGCGGCGTGGGAAGGGCCGCTGCACATCCTGGTCAACAACGCCGGCGTGATGGCCTGCCCGGAGACGCGGACGCCGGAGGGCTGGGAGCTGCAGTTCGCGACCAACCACCTCGGTCACTTCGCGCTGGCCACGGGCCTGCGCCCGGCGCTCGCCGCGGCCGGCGGCGCCCGCGTCGTGTCGGTCAGCTCCAGCGCCCACCTGCGCTCGCCGGTCGTTTTCGACGACATCCACTTCAACGAGCGCCCGTACGACCCGTGGCTCGCGTACGGGCAGTCGAAGACGGCCAACGTGCTGTTCGCGGTCGAGGCCGCCCGGCGGTGGGCCGGCGACGGCATCGCGGTCAACGCGCTCATGCCCGGTGGCATCCCCACCGGCCTGCAGCGGCACCTGGAGCCCGACTACATCGAGCGTCGCCGCGCGCTGGGCAGCTCGACCGGCGTGACGTGGAAGAACACCGAGCAGGGCGCGGCCACCTCCGTGCTGCTCGCCGCCTCGCCGCTGGTCGAGGGCGTCAGCGGACGCTACTTCGAGGACAACCAGGAGGCGGAGGTCGTCGAGTCGGGCGAGGGCCGGGGCGTCGCGGCGTACGCGGTCGACCCGGAGGCCGCCACCCTCCTCTGGCAGGTGTCGGCGGACCTGCTCGACCTGTAG
- the murQ gene encoding N-acetylmuramic acid 6-phosphate etherase, with the protein MTHSLAALATEQSDPRYSGIDTLPTEEIARLMNTADAAVPAAVGRAIPAISAAIDAIAARMADGGRLLYVGAGTSGRLAVLDASECPPTFGTHPDLVQGIIAGGEAALVRSVEGAEDDAEAGAAVIRDKHVGPLDSVVGISASGRAPYVVAAVEQARRLGALTVGLACNTGTPLTLAADHGIEVIVGPEVVTGSTRLKAGTAQKLVLNMISTITMIRSGRTYGNFMVDVVASNSKLVDRAARIVSEITGAQVLRAREVLESAGRDVKTAVVMIERGVGADEARKLLAAHGNRLGPALRSAR; encoded by the coding sequence ATGACGCACTCACTCGCCGCTCTCGCCACCGAACAGAGCGATCCCCGCTACAGCGGGATCGACACGCTCCCGACGGAGGAGATCGCGCGGCTCATGAACACGGCCGACGCCGCCGTCCCGGCCGCGGTGGGCCGGGCAATCCCGGCGATCTCCGCGGCCATCGACGCGATCGCCGCGCGGATGGCCGACGGGGGCAGGCTCCTCTACGTGGGCGCGGGCACCTCCGGGCGGCTCGCGGTGCTCGACGCGTCCGAGTGCCCGCCGACCTTCGGCACACACCCCGACCTGGTGCAGGGCATCATCGCGGGCGGCGAGGCCGCGCTCGTGCGCTCCGTCGAGGGCGCCGAGGACGACGCCGAGGCGGGCGCCGCCGTGATCCGCGACAAGCACGTCGGCCCGCTCGACTCCGTCGTCGGCATCTCCGCCAGCGGGCGCGCGCCGTACGTCGTCGCGGCGGTCGAGCAGGCCCGGCGGCTCGGCGCGCTGACCGTGGGCCTGGCCTGCAACACCGGCACCCCGCTCACGCTGGCCGCCGATCACGGCATCGAGGTCATCGTGGGGCCCGAGGTGGTCACCGGCTCGACCCGGCTGAAGGCCGGCACCGCCCAGAAGCTGGTCCTCAACATGATCTCCACGATCACCATGATCAGGTCGGGCCGCACGTACGGGAACTTCATGGTCGACGTCGTGGCCAGCAACTCCAAGCTCGTCGACCGGGCGGCCCGCATCGTCTCCGAGATCACCGGCGCGCAGGTGCTGCGGGCCCGGGAGGTCCTGGAGAGCGCCGGACGCGACGTGAAGACGGCCGTCGTGATGATCGAGCGCGGGGTGGGCGCCGACGAGGCGCGGAAGCTGCTCGCGGCGCACGGCAACCGGCTCGGCCCGGCGCTGCGCAGTGCCCGATAA
- a CDS encoding TetR/AcrR family transcriptional regulator, with protein sequence MARSATTTRADILDSAVRLFAAHGFRGTSLQDIATDAGCSKASLLYHFTNKDAILTELLAPVGPEFAALEERIAGLDGEEAARAAVAGLVDLSLRFRLQVKILLQDVDALINRPELPDVDGLTERLADALAGRSAAPQARVWAWMAMLGIILTSASELALPDETLRAELTRGASRTLGLPAD encoded by the coding sequence ATGGCACGTTCCGCAACCACCACGCGGGCGGACATCCTGGACTCGGCTGTGCGGCTGTTCGCCGCGCACGGCTTCCGCGGCACCTCCCTGCAGGACATCGCCACGGACGCGGGCTGCTCCAAGGCGTCCTTGCTCTACCACTTCACGAACAAGGACGCGATTCTCACCGAGCTGCTGGCCCCCGTCGGGCCGGAGTTCGCCGCGCTGGAGGAGAGGATCGCCGGGCTCGACGGCGAGGAGGCGGCCCGTGCCGCCGTCGCCGGGCTCGTCGACCTGTCGCTGCGCTTCCGGCTGCAGGTGAAGATCCTGCTGCAGGACGTCGACGCGCTGATCAACCGGCCGGAGCTGCCGGACGTGGACGGCCTGACCGAACGGCTGGCGGACGCCCTGGCCGGCCGCTCGGCCGCCCCCCAGGCCCGGGTCTGGGCCTGGATGGCCATGCTGGGGATCATCCTGACCAGCGCCAGCGAGCTCGCGCTCCCCGACGAGACGCTGCGCGCGGAGCTGACCCGCGGTGCGTCGCGCACGCTCGGCCTGCCGGCCGACTGA